The following proteins are encoded in a genomic region of Magnolia sinica isolate HGM2019 chromosome 1, MsV1, whole genome shotgun sequence:
- the LOC131242433 gene encoding disease resistance RPP13-like protein 4 isoform X2 has translation MADAVVRILLDNLVSLLESEGRQLLEFDDRFEETTQELKYMQSYLKDAAQVKIKERNETFKTIMRDLRELVYDAEDVIADCHLQFHKKDQGCAPNFISYCSPALLKSRRRMGKRLMETNKKIKVVQGKMNSYLQTAPRHTGKDEDGRNMPLTYPILMHEAEMVGLEDDSGKVRNWILKADGPSTMIGIVGMGGIGKTTLAQKICHSESVKNSFHHLVFVTVSQSFKLDELLKKMLKKLDVKEESLRGMDVEELLESLNRKLDAKYLVVLDDVWQTNEGMWWDSLKSGLPRVEGSCVIVTTRNEEVAKSMGADGRHIHYPQTLSKEDSWSLFSKVAFARTGGKCTNPDLEGLGKEIVARCGGLPLTIKVVGGMMLGKSDYIHEWREILEREELGIDKKDELIISRLQLSYEELPTHLKPCFLCFAVFPEDFEIDVRDMVNWWIGEGFVWGKNGKTAVEIGKECFSELCNRFLILGVDKDLFGRSYVRCKMHDMVRDMVIRIAREESFFVRFDCGGSPAFSEQSRRLGIVGNTAVESIGNSPTKLRTLVGMDIQSKEMIASVKAKLCKVRWLRVLSLSLSDSDLDGDVVCSDWLSGIGSLQHLVYLNIESSSALISLPDSIGNLRNLRILRLSDCPNLKRLPVSITTLEKLTAIQILPPHSLECMPEGLGKLSNLERLVRFSPVNKNGSGISELKSLTKLRELRMEIKSVEEIEEGEWNVLSMLQHLQILWLHFGEISVERDGVVNKIEGELSPPLKSLRELYLYNCPGERTPAWLSPTSLPNLQFLYINGYAGRIREMGPRFWDSESGVWKVEVLVLHFLQELEEEWQRMRRAMPSLRLLKVWDCPKLKSFPFDVTVDTWKEKKWRKEEEDSGLLLKDAAEEEEAEAEAEAGTSVGEITAA, from the coding sequence ATGGCAGATGCTGTCGTCCGTATTCTCCTAGATAATTTGGTGTCATTACTTGAAAGCGAAGGTCGACAACTACTTGAATTTGATGACCGGTTTGAAGAAACAACGCAGGAGCTAAAGTATATGCAGAGCTATCTCAAGGATGCTGCTCAGGTGAAGATAAAAGAGAGGAATGAGACTTTCAAGACAATAATGAGAGACTTAAGAGAGCTGGTATatgatgctgaggatgtaatagcAGATTGCCATCTTCAATTCCATAAAAAAGACCAAGGGTGTGCACCCAATTTTATTAGTTATTGCTCTCCTGCCCTTTTGAAATCCCGCCGTCGGATGGGAAAGCGGTTGAtggaaacaaataaaaaaataaaagtggtGCAAGGGAAGATGAATTCCTACTTGCAAACAGCTCCTCGTCACACTGGCAAAGATGAAGATGGTAGGAATATGCCATTGACCTACCCAATCCTAATGCATGAAGCTGAAATGGTAGGATTAGAAGATGACTCAGGAAAGGTTAGAAATTGGATCTTAAAAGCAGATGGACCCTCAACAATGATTGGAATAGTTGGAATGGGGGGAATCGGTAAAACCACACTCGCTCAAAAGATATGTCATAGTGAGAGTGTGAAAAACTCTTTTCATCACTTGGTTTTTGTTACTGTTTCTCAAAGTTTCAAATTGGACGAATTGCTAAAGAAGATGTTAAAAAAGCTAGATGTAAAAGAGGAATCTCTGAGGGGAATGGATGTTGAGGAGCTATTGGAAAGTCTCAACAGGAAATTAGATGCAAAATACTTGGTAGTTTTGGACGATGTTTGGCAAACAAATGAAgggatgtggtgggatagctTGAAGTCTGGTTTGCCCCGAGTGGAGGGTAGCTGCGTTATTGTTACAACTAGGAATGAAGAGGTTGCTAAATCAATGGGAGCTGATGGCAGACACATACACTATCCCCAAACTCTTTCAAAAGAAGATAGTTGGTCCTTGTTCAGTAAAGTAGCTTTTGCAAGAACTGGAGGTAAGTGCACAAATCCAGACTTGGAGGGCTTGGGAAAGGAGATTGTTGCGAGGTGCGGGGGACTGccattaacaatcaaggttgtggGTGGAATGATGCTGGGGAAGAGTGATTATATCCATGAATGGAGGGAAATATTAGAGCGCGAGGAGTTGGGAATCGATAAGAAAGATGAACTGATCATTTCGAGACTACAGTTAAGCTACGAAGAGCTCCCAACACACTTAAAACCTTGCTTTTTGTGCTTTGCCGTGTTTCCTGAAGATTTTGAAATTGATGTTCGTGACATGGTTAACTGGTGGATTGGTGAGGGTTTTGTTTGGGGAAAAAATGGAAAAACAGCAGTTGAGATAGGAAAAGAATGTTTTTCAGAATTATGTAATCGATTTTTGATACTTGGAGTTGATAAAGATTTGTTCGGGAGAAGCTATGTTAGGTGCAAAATGCATGATATGGTTCGAGATATGGTTATAAGAATTGCAAGAGAAGAGAGCTTTTTTGTGAGGTTTGACTGTGGAGGTAGTCCCGCATTCAGTGAGCAGTCTCGTCGTTTGGGAATTGTGGGGAATACAGCTGTAGAGAGCATCGGAAACAGTCCCACCAAGCTGCGGACGTTGGTAGGGATGGACATTCAGAGCAAAGAGATGATTGCAAGTGTAAAAGCAAAACTATGCAAAGTAAGGTGGTTGAGGGTGTTATCTCTTTCATTGTCAGACAGTGATCTCGATGGTGATGTGGTGTGCAGCGATTGGTTGAGTGGGATAGGGTCATTACAGCACCTCGTTTATCTTAACATAGAGAGTAGTTCTGCCTTAATATCACTGCCCGATTCAATCGGAAATCTTCGCAATCTTCGGATTCTACGTTTATCGGACTGCCCGAATTTGAAAAGGCTTCCTGTGTCAATCACAACATTAGAGAAGCTAACCGCTATCCAAATCCTTCCACCTCATTCTTTAGAATGCATGCCGGAAGGGCTTGGAAAGCTTTCAAATCTCGAACGGTTAGTACGGTTTAGTCCTGTGAATAAAAATGGATCCGGTATTTCGGAGTTGAAGAGCTTGACAAAACTTAGAGAACTTAGGATGGAGATAAAGTCAGttgaagaaatagaagaaggggaatggaatgtATTATCAATGCTCCAGCATCTGCAAATTCTATGGTTACATTTTGGGGAAATTTCTGTTGAAAGAGATGGAGTTGTAAATAAGATTGAAGGTGAGCTTTCTCCTCCTCTTAAATCCCTCAGAGAGTTGTATCTTTATAATTGTCCAGGAGAAAGGACACCTGCGTGGCTCAGTCCTACTTCCCTTCCCAATCTTCAGTTTCTTTACATTAATGGTTACGCGGGaaggattagggagatgggtcccAGATTTTGGGACAGCGAGAGTGGGGTATGGAAAGTGGAGGTCTTGGTGCTACATTTTTTGCAAGAATTGGAAGAGGAGTGGCAGAGGATGCGAAGGGCAATGCCGTCTTTAAGACTCCTCAAGGTTTGGGACTGTCCGAAGCTCAAGTCATTCCCATTCGATGTTACAGTTGATACTTGGAAGGAGAAGAAatggaggaaagaagaagaagattcag
- the LOC131242433 gene encoding disease resistance RPP13-like protein 4 isoform X3 — MADAVVRILLDNLVSLLESEGRQLLEFDDRFEETTQELKYMQSYLKDAAQVKIKERNETFKTIMRDLRELVYDAEDVIADCHLQFHKKDQGCAPNFISYCSPALLKSRRRMGKRLMETNKKIKVVQGKMNSYLQTAPRHTGKDEDGRNMPLTYPILMHEAEMVGLEDDSGKVRNWILKADGPSTMIGIVGMGGIGKTTLAQKICHSESVKNSFHHLVFVTVSQSFKLDELLKKMLKKLDVKEESLRGMDVEELLESLNRKLDAKYLVVLDDVWQTNEGMWWDSLKSGLPRVEGSCVIVTTRNEEVAKSMGADGRHIHYPQTLSKEDSWSLFSKVAFARTGGKCTNPDLEGLGKEIVARCGGLPLTIKVVGGMMLGKSDYIHEWREILEREELGIDKKDELIISRLQLSYEELPTHLKPCFLCFAVFPEDFEIDVRDMVNWWIGEGFVWGKNGKTAVEIGKECFSELCNRFLILGVDKDLFGRSYVRCKMHDMVRDMVIRIAREESFFVRFDCGGSPAFSEQSRRLGIVGNTAVESIGNSPTKLRTLVGMDIQSKEMIASVKAKLCKVRWLRVLSLSLSDSDLDGDVVCSDWLSGIGSLQHLVYLNIESSSALISLPDSIGNLRNLRILRLSDCPNLKRLPVSITTLEKLTAIQILPPHSLECMPEGLGKLSNLERLVRFSPVNKNGSGISELKSLTKLRELRMEIKSVEEIEEGEWNVLSMLQHLQILWLHFGEISVERDGVVNKIEGELSPPLKSLRELYLYNCPGERTPAWLSPTSLPNLQFLYINGYAGRIREMGPRFWDSESGVWKVEVLVLHFLQELEEEWQRMRRAMPSLRLLKVWDCPKLKSFPFDVTVDTWKEKKWRKEEEDSGPSEWEINVA, encoded by the coding sequence ATGGCAGATGCTGTCGTCCGTATTCTCCTAGATAATTTGGTGTCATTACTTGAAAGCGAAGGTCGACAACTACTTGAATTTGATGACCGGTTTGAAGAAACAACGCAGGAGCTAAAGTATATGCAGAGCTATCTCAAGGATGCTGCTCAGGTGAAGATAAAAGAGAGGAATGAGACTTTCAAGACAATAATGAGAGACTTAAGAGAGCTGGTATatgatgctgaggatgtaatagcAGATTGCCATCTTCAATTCCATAAAAAAGACCAAGGGTGTGCACCCAATTTTATTAGTTATTGCTCTCCTGCCCTTTTGAAATCCCGCCGTCGGATGGGAAAGCGGTTGAtggaaacaaataaaaaaataaaagtggtGCAAGGGAAGATGAATTCCTACTTGCAAACAGCTCCTCGTCACACTGGCAAAGATGAAGATGGTAGGAATATGCCATTGACCTACCCAATCCTAATGCATGAAGCTGAAATGGTAGGATTAGAAGATGACTCAGGAAAGGTTAGAAATTGGATCTTAAAAGCAGATGGACCCTCAACAATGATTGGAATAGTTGGAATGGGGGGAATCGGTAAAACCACACTCGCTCAAAAGATATGTCATAGTGAGAGTGTGAAAAACTCTTTTCATCACTTGGTTTTTGTTACTGTTTCTCAAAGTTTCAAATTGGACGAATTGCTAAAGAAGATGTTAAAAAAGCTAGATGTAAAAGAGGAATCTCTGAGGGGAATGGATGTTGAGGAGCTATTGGAAAGTCTCAACAGGAAATTAGATGCAAAATACTTGGTAGTTTTGGACGATGTTTGGCAAACAAATGAAgggatgtggtgggatagctTGAAGTCTGGTTTGCCCCGAGTGGAGGGTAGCTGCGTTATTGTTACAACTAGGAATGAAGAGGTTGCTAAATCAATGGGAGCTGATGGCAGACACATACACTATCCCCAAACTCTTTCAAAAGAAGATAGTTGGTCCTTGTTCAGTAAAGTAGCTTTTGCAAGAACTGGAGGTAAGTGCACAAATCCAGACTTGGAGGGCTTGGGAAAGGAGATTGTTGCGAGGTGCGGGGGACTGccattaacaatcaaggttgtggGTGGAATGATGCTGGGGAAGAGTGATTATATCCATGAATGGAGGGAAATATTAGAGCGCGAGGAGTTGGGAATCGATAAGAAAGATGAACTGATCATTTCGAGACTACAGTTAAGCTACGAAGAGCTCCCAACACACTTAAAACCTTGCTTTTTGTGCTTTGCCGTGTTTCCTGAAGATTTTGAAATTGATGTTCGTGACATGGTTAACTGGTGGATTGGTGAGGGTTTTGTTTGGGGAAAAAATGGAAAAACAGCAGTTGAGATAGGAAAAGAATGTTTTTCAGAATTATGTAATCGATTTTTGATACTTGGAGTTGATAAAGATTTGTTCGGGAGAAGCTATGTTAGGTGCAAAATGCATGATATGGTTCGAGATATGGTTATAAGAATTGCAAGAGAAGAGAGCTTTTTTGTGAGGTTTGACTGTGGAGGTAGTCCCGCATTCAGTGAGCAGTCTCGTCGTTTGGGAATTGTGGGGAATACAGCTGTAGAGAGCATCGGAAACAGTCCCACCAAGCTGCGGACGTTGGTAGGGATGGACATTCAGAGCAAAGAGATGATTGCAAGTGTAAAAGCAAAACTATGCAAAGTAAGGTGGTTGAGGGTGTTATCTCTTTCATTGTCAGACAGTGATCTCGATGGTGATGTGGTGTGCAGCGATTGGTTGAGTGGGATAGGGTCATTACAGCACCTCGTTTATCTTAACATAGAGAGTAGTTCTGCCTTAATATCACTGCCCGATTCAATCGGAAATCTTCGCAATCTTCGGATTCTACGTTTATCGGACTGCCCGAATTTGAAAAGGCTTCCTGTGTCAATCACAACATTAGAGAAGCTAACCGCTATCCAAATCCTTCCACCTCATTCTTTAGAATGCATGCCGGAAGGGCTTGGAAAGCTTTCAAATCTCGAACGGTTAGTACGGTTTAGTCCTGTGAATAAAAATGGATCCGGTATTTCGGAGTTGAAGAGCTTGACAAAACTTAGAGAACTTAGGATGGAGATAAAGTCAGttgaagaaatagaagaaggggaatggaatgtATTATCAATGCTCCAGCATCTGCAAATTCTATGGTTACATTTTGGGGAAATTTCTGTTGAAAGAGATGGAGTTGTAAATAAGATTGAAGGTGAGCTTTCTCCTCCTCTTAAATCCCTCAGAGAGTTGTATCTTTATAATTGTCCAGGAGAAAGGACACCTGCGTGGCTCAGTCCTACTTCCCTTCCCAATCTTCAGTTTCTTTACATTAATGGTTACGCGGGaaggattagggagatgggtcccAGATTTTGGGACAGCGAGAGTGGGGTATGGAAAGTGGAGGTCTTGGTGCTACATTTTTTGCAAGAATTGGAAGAGGAGTGGCAGAGGATGCGAAGGGCAATGCCGTCTTTAAGACTCCTCAAGGTTTGGGACTGTCCGAAGCTCAAGTCATTCCCATTCGATGTTACAGTTGATACTTGGAAGGAGAAGAAatggaggaaagaagaagaagattcag
- the LOC131242433 gene encoding disease resistance RPP13-like protein 4 isoform X1 codes for MADAVVRILLDNLVSLLESEGRQLLEFDDRFEETTQELKYMQSYLKDAAQVKIKERNETFKTIMRDLRELVYDAEDVIADCHLQFHKKDQGCAPNFISYCSPALLKSRRRMGKRLMETNKKIKVVQGKMNSYLQTAPRHTGKDEDGRNMPLTYPILMHEAEMVGLEDDSGKVRNWILKADGPSTMIGIVGMGGIGKTTLAQKICHSESVKNSFHHLVFVTVSQSFKLDELLKKMLKKLDVKEESLRGMDVEELLESLNRKLDAKYLVVLDDVWQTNEGMWWDSLKSGLPRVEGSCVIVTTRNEEVAKSMGADGRHIHYPQTLSKEDSWSLFSKVAFARTGGKCTNPDLEGLGKEIVARCGGLPLTIKVVGGMMLGKSDYIHEWREILEREELGIDKKDELIISRLQLSYEELPTHLKPCFLCFAVFPEDFEIDVRDMVNWWIGEGFVWGKNGKTAVEIGKECFSELCNRFLILGVDKDLFGRSYVRCKMHDMVRDMVIRIAREESFFVRFDCGGSPAFSEQSRRLGIVGNTAVESIGNSPTKLRTLVGMDIQSKEMIASVKAKLCKVRWLRVLSLSLSDSDLDGDVVCSDWLSGIGSLQHLVYLNIESSSALISLPDSIGNLRNLRILRLSDCPNLKRLPVSITTLEKLTAIQILPPHSLECMPEGLGKLSNLERLVRFSPVNKNGSGISELKSLTKLRELRMEIKSVEEIEEGEWNVLSMLQHLQILWLHFGEISVERDGVVNKIEGELSPPLKSLRELYLYNCPGERTPAWLSPTSLPNLQFLYINGYAGRIREMGPRFWDSESGVWKVEVLVLHFLQELEEEWQRMRRAMPSLRLLKVWDCPKLKSFPFDVTVDTWKEKKWRKEEEDSVSGAVKEEEEEEKEEGMFFLFSFSIIYHILFTQHFLV; via the exons ATGGCAGATGCTGTCGTCCGTATTCTCCTAGATAATTTGGTGTCATTACTTGAAAGCGAAGGTCGACAACTACTTGAATTTGATGACCGGTTTGAAGAAACAACGCAGGAGCTAAAGTATATGCAGAGCTATCTCAAGGATGCTGCTCAGGTGAAGATAAAAGAGAGGAATGAGACTTTCAAGACAATAATGAGAGACTTAAGAGAGCTGGTATatgatgctgaggatgtaatagcAGATTGCCATCTTCAATTCCATAAAAAAGACCAAGGGTGTGCACCCAATTTTATTAGTTATTGCTCTCCTGCCCTTTTGAAATCCCGCCGTCGGATGGGAAAGCGGTTGAtggaaacaaataaaaaaataaaagtggtGCAAGGGAAGATGAATTCCTACTTGCAAACAGCTCCTCGTCACACTGGCAAAGATGAAGATGGTAGGAATATGCCATTGACCTACCCAATCCTAATGCATGAAGCTGAAATGGTAGGATTAGAAGATGACTCAGGAAAGGTTAGAAATTGGATCTTAAAAGCAGATGGACCCTCAACAATGATTGGAATAGTTGGAATGGGGGGAATCGGTAAAACCACACTCGCTCAAAAGATATGTCATAGTGAGAGTGTGAAAAACTCTTTTCATCACTTGGTTTTTGTTACTGTTTCTCAAAGTTTCAAATTGGACGAATTGCTAAAGAAGATGTTAAAAAAGCTAGATGTAAAAGAGGAATCTCTGAGGGGAATGGATGTTGAGGAGCTATTGGAAAGTCTCAACAGGAAATTAGATGCAAAATACTTGGTAGTTTTGGACGATGTTTGGCAAACAAATGAAgggatgtggtgggatagctTGAAGTCTGGTTTGCCCCGAGTGGAGGGTAGCTGCGTTATTGTTACAACTAGGAATGAAGAGGTTGCTAAATCAATGGGAGCTGATGGCAGACACATACACTATCCCCAAACTCTTTCAAAAGAAGATAGTTGGTCCTTGTTCAGTAAAGTAGCTTTTGCAAGAACTGGAGGTAAGTGCACAAATCCAGACTTGGAGGGCTTGGGAAAGGAGATTGTTGCGAGGTGCGGGGGACTGccattaacaatcaaggttgtggGTGGAATGATGCTGGGGAAGAGTGATTATATCCATGAATGGAGGGAAATATTAGAGCGCGAGGAGTTGGGAATCGATAAGAAAGATGAACTGATCATTTCGAGACTACAGTTAAGCTACGAAGAGCTCCCAACACACTTAAAACCTTGCTTTTTGTGCTTTGCCGTGTTTCCTGAAGATTTTGAAATTGATGTTCGTGACATGGTTAACTGGTGGATTGGTGAGGGTTTTGTTTGGGGAAAAAATGGAAAAACAGCAGTTGAGATAGGAAAAGAATGTTTTTCAGAATTATGTAATCGATTTTTGATACTTGGAGTTGATAAAGATTTGTTCGGGAGAAGCTATGTTAGGTGCAAAATGCATGATATGGTTCGAGATATGGTTATAAGAATTGCAAGAGAAGAGAGCTTTTTTGTGAGGTTTGACTGTGGAGGTAGTCCCGCATTCAGTGAGCAGTCTCGTCGTTTGGGAATTGTGGGGAATACAGCTGTAGAGAGCATCGGAAACAGTCCCACCAAGCTGCGGACGTTGGTAGGGATGGACATTCAGAGCAAAGAGATGATTGCAAGTGTAAAAGCAAAACTATGCAAAGTAAGGTGGTTGAGGGTGTTATCTCTTTCATTGTCAGACAGTGATCTCGATGGTGATGTGGTGTGCAGCGATTGGTTGAGTGGGATAGGGTCATTACAGCACCTCGTTTATCTTAACATAGAGAGTAGTTCTGCCTTAATATCACTGCCCGATTCAATCGGAAATCTTCGCAATCTTCGGATTCTACGTTTATCGGACTGCCCGAATTTGAAAAGGCTTCCTGTGTCAATCACAACATTAGAGAAGCTAACCGCTATCCAAATCCTTCCACCTCATTCTTTAGAATGCATGCCGGAAGGGCTTGGAAAGCTTTCAAATCTCGAACGGTTAGTACGGTTTAGTCCTGTGAATAAAAATGGATCCGGTATTTCGGAGTTGAAGAGCTTGACAAAACTTAGAGAACTTAGGATGGAGATAAAGTCAGttgaagaaatagaagaaggggaatggaatgtATTATCAATGCTCCAGCATCTGCAAATTCTATGGTTACATTTTGGGGAAATTTCTGTTGAAAGAGATGGAGTTGTAAATAAGATTGAAGGTGAGCTTTCTCCTCCTCTTAAATCCCTCAGAGAGTTGTATCTTTATAATTGTCCAGGAGAAAGGACACCTGCGTGGCTCAGTCCTACTTCCCTTCCCAATCTTCAGTTTCTTTACATTAATGGTTACGCGGGaaggattagggagatgggtcccAGATTTTGGGACAGCGAGAGTGGGGTATGGAAAGTGGAGGTCTTGGTGCTACATTTTTTGCAAGAATTGGAAGAGGAGTGGCAGAGGATGCGAAGGGCAATGCCGTCTTTAAGACTCCTCAAGGTTTGGGACTGTCCGAAGCTCAAGTCATTCCCATTCGATGTTACAGTTGATACTTGGAAGGAGAAGAAatggaggaaagaagaagaagattcag TTTCAGGTGCTgtcaaagaggaagaagaagaggaaaaagaagaaggtatgttttttcttttttcattttcaatcATCTATCACATTCTCTTCACACAACATTTTTTGGTTTGA
- the LOC131242433 gene encoding disease resistance RPP13-like protein 4 isoform X4 has product MADAVVRILLDNLVSLLESEGRQLLEFDDRFEETTQELKYMQSYLKDAAQVKIKERNETFKTIMRDLRELVYDAEDVIADCHLQFHKKDQGCAPNFISYCSPALLKSRRRMGKRLMETNKKIKVVQGKMNSYLQTAPRHTGKDEDGRNMPLTYPILMHEAEMVGLEDDSGKVRNWILKADGPSTMIGIVGMGGIGKTTLAQKICHSESVKNSFHHLVFVTVSQSFKLDELLKKMLKKLDVKEESLRGMDVEELLESLNRKLDAKYLVVLDDVWQTNEGMWWDSLKSGLPRVEGSCVIVTTRNEEVAKSMGADGRHIHYPQTLSKEDSWSLFSKVAFARTGGKCTNPDLEGLGKEIVARCGGLPLTIKVVGGMMLGKSDYIHEWREILEREELGIDKKDELIISRLQLSYEELPTHLKPCFLCFAVFPEDFEIDVRDMVNWWIGEGFVWGKNGKTAVEIGKECFSELCNRFLILGVDKDLFGRSYVRCKMHDMVRDMVIRIAREESFFVRFDCGGSPAFSEQSRRLGIVGNTAVESIGNSPTKLRTLVGMDIQSKEMIASVKAKLCKVRWLRVLSLSLSDSDLDGDVVCSDWLSGIGSLQHLVYLNIESSSALISLPDSIGNLRNLRILRLSDCPNLKRLPVSITTLEKLTAIQILPPHSLECMPEGLGKLSNLERLVRFSPVNKNGSGISELKSLTKLRELRMEIKSVEEIEEGEWNVLSMLQHLQILWLHFGEISVERDGVVNKIEGELSPPLKSLRELYLYNCPGERTPAWLSPTSLPNLQFLYINGYAGRIREMGPRFWDSESGVWKVEVLVLHFLQELEEEWQRMRRAMPSLRLLKVWDCPKLKSFPFDVTVDTWKEKKWRKEEEDSEWEINVA; this is encoded by the coding sequence ATGGCAGATGCTGTCGTCCGTATTCTCCTAGATAATTTGGTGTCATTACTTGAAAGCGAAGGTCGACAACTACTTGAATTTGATGACCGGTTTGAAGAAACAACGCAGGAGCTAAAGTATATGCAGAGCTATCTCAAGGATGCTGCTCAGGTGAAGATAAAAGAGAGGAATGAGACTTTCAAGACAATAATGAGAGACTTAAGAGAGCTGGTATatgatgctgaggatgtaatagcAGATTGCCATCTTCAATTCCATAAAAAAGACCAAGGGTGTGCACCCAATTTTATTAGTTATTGCTCTCCTGCCCTTTTGAAATCCCGCCGTCGGATGGGAAAGCGGTTGAtggaaacaaataaaaaaataaaagtggtGCAAGGGAAGATGAATTCCTACTTGCAAACAGCTCCTCGTCACACTGGCAAAGATGAAGATGGTAGGAATATGCCATTGACCTACCCAATCCTAATGCATGAAGCTGAAATGGTAGGATTAGAAGATGACTCAGGAAAGGTTAGAAATTGGATCTTAAAAGCAGATGGACCCTCAACAATGATTGGAATAGTTGGAATGGGGGGAATCGGTAAAACCACACTCGCTCAAAAGATATGTCATAGTGAGAGTGTGAAAAACTCTTTTCATCACTTGGTTTTTGTTACTGTTTCTCAAAGTTTCAAATTGGACGAATTGCTAAAGAAGATGTTAAAAAAGCTAGATGTAAAAGAGGAATCTCTGAGGGGAATGGATGTTGAGGAGCTATTGGAAAGTCTCAACAGGAAATTAGATGCAAAATACTTGGTAGTTTTGGACGATGTTTGGCAAACAAATGAAgggatgtggtgggatagctTGAAGTCTGGTTTGCCCCGAGTGGAGGGTAGCTGCGTTATTGTTACAACTAGGAATGAAGAGGTTGCTAAATCAATGGGAGCTGATGGCAGACACATACACTATCCCCAAACTCTTTCAAAAGAAGATAGTTGGTCCTTGTTCAGTAAAGTAGCTTTTGCAAGAACTGGAGGTAAGTGCACAAATCCAGACTTGGAGGGCTTGGGAAAGGAGATTGTTGCGAGGTGCGGGGGACTGccattaacaatcaaggttgtggGTGGAATGATGCTGGGGAAGAGTGATTATATCCATGAATGGAGGGAAATATTAGAGCGCGAGGAGTTGGGAATCGATAAGAAAGATGAACTGATCATTTCGAGACTACAGTTAAGCTACGAAGAGCTCCCAACACACTTAAAACCTTGCTTTTTGTGCTTTGCCGTGTTTCCTGAAGATTTTGAAATTGATGTTCGTGACATGGTTAACTGGTGGATTGGTGAGGGTTTTGTTTGGGGAAAAAATGGAAAAACAGCAGTTGAGATAGGAAAAGAATGTTTTTCAGAATTATGTAATCGATTTTTGATACTTGGAGTTGATAAAGATTTGTTCGGGAGAAGCTATGTTAGGTGCAAAATGCATGATATGGTTCGAGATATGGTTATAAGAATTGCAAGAGAAGAGAGCTTTTTTGTGAGGTTTGACTGTGGAGGTAGTCCCGCATTCAGTGAGCAGTCTCGTCGTTTGGGAATTGTGGGGAATACAGCTGTAGAGAGCATCGGAAACAGTCCCACCAAGCTGCGGACGTTGGTAGGGATGGACATTCAGAGCAAAGAGATGATTGCAAGTGTAAAAGCAAAACTATGCAAAGTAAGGTGGTTGAGGGTGTTATCTCTTTCATTGTCAGACAGTGATCTCGATGGTGATGTGGTGTGCAGCGATTGGTTGAGTGGGATAGGGTCATTACAGCACCTCGTTTATCTTAACATAGAGAGTAGTTCTGCCTTAATATCACTGCCCGATTCAATCGGAAATCTTCGCAATCTTCGGATTCTACGTTTATCGGACTGCCCGAATTTGAAAAGGCTTCCTGTGTCAATCACAACATTAGAGAAGCTAACCGCTATCCAAATCCTTCCACCTCATTCTTTAGAATGCATGCCGGAAGGGCTTGGAAAGCTTTCAAATCTCGAACGGTTAGTACGGTTTAGTCCTGTGAATAAAAATGGATCCGGTATTTCGGAGTTGAAGAGCTTGACAAAACTTAGAGAACTTAGGATGGAGATAAAGTCAGttgaagaaatagaagaaggggaatggaatgtATTATCAATGCTCCAGCATCTGCAAATTCTATGGTTACATTTTGGGGAAATTTCTGTTGAAAGAGATGGAGTTGTAAATAAGATTGAAGGTGAGCTTTCTCCTCCTCTTAAATCCCTCAGAGAGTTGTATCTTTATAATTGTCCAGGAGAAAGGACACCTGCGTGGCTCAGTCCTACTTCCCTTCCCAATCTTCAGTTTCTTTACATTAATGGTTACGCGGGaaggattagggagatgggtcccAGATTTTGGGACAGCGAGAGTGGGGTATGGAAAGTGGAGGTCTTGGTGCTACATTTTTTGCAAGAATTGGAAGAGGAGTGGCAGAGGATGCGAAGGGCAATGCCGTCTTTAAGACTCCTCAAGGTTTGGGACTGTCCGAAGCTCAAGTCATTCCCATTCGATGTTACAGTTGATACTTGGAAGGAGAAGAAatggaggaaagaagaagaagattcag